The genomic window GCCGCGCCTTGATATCGAGCACCATGGTGCGCGGATCGCGGGTCATGGTGGCCAGCATTCCGAGCAGGTCTTCCTTGAGCTCGTAATTCTCGCCGACCTTGATCGGCGGGCACATCAGGCCCTCGTCGTAACGCGACTTCGCGCCATTGACCATGCCGCCGGGTTCCGAGCCGCCGCATTCGCCGGTATGTACCGCCGCACCGATGAAGCAGACAAGCCTGTCCTCGACGAAAACCGGAATGCACAACCCCATATCGGCATTGTGGACACCGCCATAATAGGGATCGTTGTAAAAAAAGGCATCGCCCGCCTTCAGCCCCACGGTCGGCTCTGCCGCCAGATGCTTGATCAGATATTTCACCGGCAGTTGGCTCAGCACCGCATGGTGATAGATGCCGGTGGCACAGACGGCCAGATCACCCTGCGCCGTATAGATGCCGAAGGCCACATCGCCCCACCGCATCGCCGTGGATGCGCCGAGCTTCATGGTGGTTTCCTTACCCTCCAGCGCGATCATGTGCATCTTGTGGGTGAAGATCTCGTAGTCGAGTTCGTCGAGCCCCTGCATGGCCCGCGTCTCCCAATCGGTCGGCGCTTCGGGCCGCAGTCGCTGCACAACCTCGGGGTCGCGCGCGTATCTGATTGTATTGAATGCGTTCATGATATCCTCCCGGTCGCGACTGCACCCTTTTTCCCAAAAGGGTTAGTGCGCGTGTTTATGCATGTCTTGCTGGGCCCCGAGGCTGACGATCCCGTTGCGGAATTCGTTCATCCGGTAGGTCCAGCCAGGTTCGATCACATAGGTCGTATCCGGTGCTTCAATAATGGCCGGACCGACAATCACGGCTCCCGGCGATAATGCCGTCCAGTCGAAAACCGGCGTTTGCTCCAGACCTTTGACCGGATCGAAACAGGCGGCGCGCTGACCTGCGGGCTCAGCCTGATGCGAGAATGCCCTGCCGCTGACATTCAGCCGTCGCGGCTCCTGACGCACCCGCGCCGTAACGAACACCGTCTCGATGTTGATGCCGCCCGATGGAAAGGCCGCTTCCGGTGAATACACCGCGGCATACTGTTTTTCGAAGAGATCGCAGAGCGCCTTGATATCGTCCGCGCCGTTGAAAGAAAGCGAGGGAGCAGCAATCCGTGTCAGGTTATATTGCGATCCATAGCGCATATCGAATTCGAGTGAACAATCGATGCTGTCGCCGTCAAAGCCCTCAAGCTTCAGGTCGCGCCTCGCCCGGTCTGTCATATCGGCAACCAGCGCGTTGAGCGGCGCGGGATCGTCCAGATAGGACTGGTTCATGAAGTTGAACACCTTGACGCTACGCGACTGCTCCCATACCTGCCGAATTTCAATGCTCGACGCACCGAACGCACCCGAAACCGAAGACATGGCCGGCACGATCACCGTTGCCGCGCCGACATGGCGGGCAAAACCGCATGCATGGGCCGCACCGGCGCCGCCGCAGGCGAAAACGGCGAATTTGCGCGGATTATGCCCCTTGAGCGCCACCTCGTTGAAGATTTCCTGTCCCATGCGAGCATCGACAAGGCGGCGCATGCGCCAGGCTGCCTCGATCACCGAAATACCGAGCGGCTTTGCAATATTGGTTTCGATGGCTTCTTCGGCAGCATCGGTATCCAGCAGCATCTTGCCGCCGAGATAATTGTCGGGGTTGATATAGCCGAGCACCAGATCGGCATCGGTGACGGTCGGCCGTGTGCCGCCCTGATCGTAACAGGCAGGCCCCGGCACGGAACCCGCCGAATGCGGCCCGACTTCGAGCTGACCGCCCATCGCCTCATTGATCCAGGCAATCGAACCGCCGCCTGCACCGATGGACTTGACCTCGATGGCCGGGATATTGGTCCGCCAGCGATCGATGACCGGGATGAAATCATGGGCACGGAGCTGGCCGCCCGCCAGAACGCCGATATCGAACGATGTCCCGCCCATATCGGCAAAGATGATGTTCTTGTGGCCTTCCTGCGCGCCGATCAATGCCGCGCCATACATGCCCGCCACCGGCCCGGCATTGTGCGTGAGCACGGCGCGGGTGCGCGAGACCTTCTTGCTGCCGCCGGTATTGTGCACCAGAATGAGCGGGCGGCGGTAATTGGCACGGCGCAGATTGGTCGTCAGATCGCCCAGTTCCTGCATCATCACGCCGTGGATATAGGCGTTGACCACGGCCGTCATCGTGCGGGTATATTCACCGGCCTTGGGCGAGACTTCGCTGGCCAGCGTCACCGGCATCGATCCCAGAAACTCTTCCGGATATTCCTCCTCGATGATCCGCCGCACTTCCTGTTCATGGGCCGGATTGAGGAAGGACCACATCAGTGACACGACAATGCCCTGGACACCCCGATCAACGAGCCGCTGAAGCTGCTCGCGCACCGCATCCGGATCAAGCGGACGCACGATATTGCCATGGCAGTCGATCCGCTCGGACAGCCCCAGAACCATTTCCGGCTCGATCAGGGGGGCCGGTTTTTCGATGGTCGCCATATCGCGAATATCGTGGACGGCCAGCCCATCCGCCCAGCTGCGGCTGCGGCCGATGAAGATCGTATCCTCAAAACCCGCAGTGGTGATGAGGCCGAGACGCGGCCCCTTGCGCTCGATCAGCGCATTGGTGCCGATGGTCGTGGAATAGCGCAGCGCCTCCACATCGCCCAGAAACGCCTCCGGGGCGAGCCCGGCCCGCTCGCCAAGATCACGCAAGCCCCGGATCAGGCCGACGGAAAGGTCGTAATGGGTCGTCGGGGTCTTGGCGGTCACCAGTGCACCGTCCGCGCCGATGGCGCACAGATCGGTGAACGTGCCGCCGATGTCGATACCAACATCGAATGTCATGCTATTTCTCCTCCTGCCGGATACGCGTTTCAGACGCGCTCCCTCAAACCTTGCACCGCCTCGCGGGTCAGGTGCGGTTCTGCTTCTCCCGTCAATCCCCGATCGCCGGATACGATCAGCAACGTGCCGCTCGCCCTTGCCTCCTCCAAAGCGCTCAGGACCGTTGCACTGAATGCGGCCGGGCTGGCCCAGTCGGGTGCAATCGCGCGCGCGCAGCGAGCAGACGCAATTTCATTACCGATCGGAAACGCCAGATCCGGCAGCGCCGGCCCCGTCATTCCCGGCTGTACCGGGCGCATTCCCTTCAAAATATCGTAGTGCTCGGCAAGCCGTTTCAGCGCGCCGTAAAGCCGGGCAAGACCACGGCTTTCGGCCTGCTCCGGCAAGGCCGGTGGTTCCGCCAGAACGATGATGTCAGGACGCAGATTGGCGATTGCCTCGAACTCGGCAATCATTGCCGGCTTGATCTGCTTGAGTACATCTTCAAGCGCGCCGCCAACATGAAGCGCCCTGTGCAAGGGCCCACGCAGTTCCACGACGCAGATGCGTTCGGTCTTGGCGGCGGCAATGGCCCGGTTTGCCGCGTCGGCCAGAAAGGCAGCGGATAAATCCGCCCCGCCATCGGCGGCAATCATTGAAACCCAGACGGCGTCCGCGCCCAGATAGCGCGCGGCCGAAAGACAGGCATCAGCCAATTTCTGCGGGTCCTGCCGCAGAATTTCCGGCGCAACGGCTTCCAGCCGCGCCCCGAGACCGGCAGCCGAGGGCATCAAAACCGGTTCCGGCCAGAAGCGCGCCTGCTTCAGCGCCTCGATGGCTGCGCGGGCGCTCATGCTGCCCTGCCGTCCGTTGCCGTGGCATTGCCGCTCCGGCGTGCCTTGAGCGCATCGATATCGAGTTCGATATCATGCGTAATCGGATGACCGGGCGGCAGATACTCGTTTTCGAGCACCGTGCCGCAGCCCGGACAATAGAATTCGACGAGACGGCAGAAATCGGGATGCGGCGTGAAGCTGAAAGCCGCGCCCTCGACCATCGGCGGATGCGCCTCTTCCATCGGCACTTCGGCAACAAGACAGCCGGTCTTGTAGTTCTCGCGAGCGCCGGTAAGCCGGTGGCCGCAGGCAGCACAACACCACGCCTCATGTTCGAGATCGATGGAGAGATTTTCGGTAATACGGACAGTCATCACTCACCTCCGCGTCATGACAAGATTGGAAAAGCGGTCGGCCCCGGCCTCCCAGCCGGGAGCGACCCATACGGTGGTCTTGTCGCTTTCAAGGATCGCCGGTCCGGCCATGACATGACCTGTTTGCAGCCGCTCAAGATCGAAAACAGGAACGATCTGACGGGTGCCGGCGTCATCGCAGACAACACCGCGCTCACCGGTGCGCGCCTTCGAAGGGTCCTGATCCAGGGCGTCACCGGTTTCCACAAAGCTGAAGTGTGAAACCGCGGCGGCGGCAAAAAGGCCAATCGCACTGACATGCGCCGCACCCGGCGCCTGTTCGGCGATCGCGCGACGCAAAGTTACGAGCGCGGTGTCGGAAAGCGGATCACCAACCTCGACGCTTGCGCGCGTCTCCAGCCCGTCGACCTGGCGCAGGATCGCATCGAGGCGCCAGCAAAGGCCCTCGCTCTCAAAGCCTTCGCCGCGCATATCGCGCAGCGACGCATCATGCATCCGGCCGATCGCCCGGCCCAGCACGTCGTCCAGGTCCGGATCGCCGATCGCCATCTGGACGGCGCTCGAATAGTTGTGGCCGATGTCCATCAGCGACGAGGAGAAGGCAGAGAACACCGCCGAGAACGGCGTGATCACGATTTTCTTCAGTCCTGCCCGCGCTGCAACCTGGCAGGCATGAAGTGGTCCCGCACCACCATAGACCGTCAACAGCGGCTGGTCTCCCGAAGCCCGGGCCTTCAACGCGCCGATGGCTGCTCCCACCTGGCTGTCAATGTGGTCGATGACAGCCTTAGCTGCAGCTTCAATGCTGATGCCGAGCGGCTCGGCCAGCACGGACCCGATCGCCGTACGGGCCTTTTCCGCGTCAAGTTTTCGCGCGCCACCGAGAAAATTGTCGGGATCAATACGACCCAGAACCAGATTGGCATCGGTGACCGTTGGCTCCCTGCCGCCCAGACTGAAACAGGCGGGTCCCGGTATCGCGCCCGCCGAACGCGGCCCGACGAAAAGCCTGCCATCGCGAACGCCCGCAATCGAACCGCCACCGGCGCCGAGCGCCTCGACCTCGTTCATCGGCACATTGGTCTGATATCCCTCGATCGTGGGCCTCAAAGCCACATTCAACCGGCCGTCGCTGACGAGGCCGATGTCAAAGGAGGTCCCACCCATATCGGCTGAGATAACATCGGCCTCGCCATAGAGTGCGGCAACGGCACGCGCACCCACCAGCCCGGCAGCCGGGCCGGAATTGTAGGTGCTGATCGCCCGCGTCTTGGCCACGCGCGCCACCGCCCCGTCATTGTGCCCGATCAGGAAGGGGCCGCGATAATGCAGACGGCGCAATTCCTGTTCGGCGCGATAGAGAAGCCGTGCCAGACGGCTGTGGGAATAGGCAGAGACGACGGCACTGTTGATCCGCTCGTCATAGCCATCGCGCACGGTGATGTCTGACGACAGGAACACCGGGATGGAGCCCAGAAAGTCGCGCGGATATTCCCGCTTGATCACGGTGCGCACCGCCCGCTCGCGTGAGGGGTCGGTTTCACTGCCGGCAAGGGCCACGACCAGACATTGCGCGCCGGCATCGATCAGCACCTGGGCGCGCTCAAGCACGGCTTCCGGCGCGACGGTGTCATCAATCTCGACAATCATGTCGGCTTCGACGATGCCGTGCCCGCCATCAACCATGACCGGCGCAATCGCCTGCCCGCCGGCCGAAACGATGAGCCCGATTTTCGCGCCGGTGCGCTCGATCAAGGCGTTGGTGCCCACGGTGCTGGCAAAGCGGATGATGTCCGCCTGTTCCAGAAACCCTTCGAGAGGCAGGTCCACGGCTTTTGCCCCTGCCCTGATGCAGTTCAAAAAACACTCCGTCAGGTCATGCGGGGTGGTCGGCGTTTTCACCGCACGCGCCAGCCCATGGCCTGCCACAAAACCGTCGGTGAATGTGCCGCCGGTATCGATGTCGATCGTGTATCCCACAATATCTCCTCCCTGAGATACGGCCTCCGGCCGTCCTTTTTCGCCTGAACTTCGTCTGCGTTCCGGTTTTCAGCCTTTGCAGGCGCCGCGCATGACAAAGTCCAGAATGTCCTGATGGATGACCTCCGCATCCAGAGGGCCGTCTGCCCGATACCAGCGGAGATACCAGTTGATGACGCCGAGAATGTTGAAGACAGTGATCTTCAGATGGGCCGAATGAAGCGCCTCCTCAGCGTTCAATCGCTCCAGAATTCCGATGTAGATCGCAACGATTTCGCGCTGGACTTCGGCGGTTTCGTCGCCAAGATCGTTATCGAGTTCACCCTTCCGGCCAAGCAGCATCAGCAACTCGCGCTGATGGCCGATCGCCACGGAAAGGTGCTCGCGAACGACCGCCTCAAGCTGCGCACGCGGCTCGGTTTGACGCGCCGCGGCCTTGCGAAGCGTGGTCGGCAGATTGAAAACCGATTGCTCGAGCAGCGCTCGCCACAAGCCTTCCTTGTTGCCGAAGTGGTAGTAGATATTGGAAAGGCTGGCTCCATGGACCTTGGCGATCTCCCGGATCGATGTGCCGCTGAAGCCGCGTTCCGAAAACATGGAAAGCGCCGTTGCAAGCAGGTTTTCCCGCATATCCGCCGATTGAGTTGTCAAAGCCCGGTCCTCTCAATTCTTTCATCGCAGGCGTAGTTCGAACGTTCGTTCTATAAAATATCGAACCCTCTTGAGAGTCAACGCTCAATTGTCTGGCGACAGTGATTTTTTTGGGAATTGCATGCGCTGACTTGCTCAGATTGGCCCTGCTTTGTGAGCACAGCCGAGAACGGAGCATAGCGTTCAGGCGAGACATCGCCATGCAGCCACCGAGCTTCGTCATCCAAATTATTTTGTTATGGCCGCAGAATGCGGGAGCTTCCGCAAGGCCGGGATCGCACTCGGAATTGAGTAATCGGCAGTCAGCCCCAACGTCTCCGCGATCTCGAAGACCAGTTATTCGGCGATTTCCGCGACGCTGATCGGTTGCCCCGCCCCTCCTGCTGAAAAGCGACAACGTTCGCGTTCTGGTATTTGACGAGGCCCACAATTTTCCCGCCGGAACCCCGAGAGAGCAGCGCGTGATCCTTCAACTGCTGCGATATCTCAGCAACGAGATCGGAGCCTCGCTCGTCCGCCTTGGCGTGTCGGAAGCGCGCGACGCAGTTGCCGGCGACACACAGCTGGCTGTCAACGGCGGCGTAAAAACCGGCCACTCGGCGGACAAGGACAAACCGCCGCGGGCGATCAGGGAACCCTGGAGGATCGAGATGAAAGAGGCGCTGGAAACAAAGGAGGGACGGGCCATGCACAAACTGCGCAAACAGACCGTCGAACCCGCCTTCGGCATCGTCAAATCGGTGCTGGGATTCCGAAACTTCAGGCTTCGTGGCCTCGAAAAGGTCAAAAGCGAATGGAGCCTCGTCGCCTTGGCCTATAACGTCAAGAGAATGGCCAAGTTGAGGGCCGAAACGGCGTGAGGGCGGGCGAACCTCGCCCCAATTCCGCTTCGAAGCCGCTCAATTCCAAAACGACCTCATAGAAAATCCGACAGACTGCTAGCCGAATCTGGATGTCCGATTGTAGTAATCTTAAAAGCAATTATAGAATGCATTCCACTTCAGCCTGGACGGATGCCTTGCTCCGGATCGGAAGCGGTGGATCATGGTTCGCCGACGCGGAGGGGCCCCGGCCTTTGCGGTGACGCCATCGGGTCCCAGCCGCACCTTCCCGCCGGCGTCGCGTCGGGCGCCGGCGGTCCGTTGCTACCCCGGAAAGCCTTCCGGCGCGGTAGAAAATGGCGTCATCGATCCATATTCCGGCAATGCGGCGACGACATTCAGGAGGTCTCCATCGGCCAGCGTCATACCTTTCAGATAGGGAGCGGTGAAATTCGTGCCGATCCCCGACATGGTGTGGTCCACGATCTTCTTTCCATCGCTCGACCGCCACGCCAGAATATGCTGGCCCGGCTGCGGAGCCACGCCGATCACCTGGCGCGAGCCGACCTCGCTGATGCTGAGGGGCCCCATCTCAATATGGCCGAGCGCCCGTACATAGGCGTCGGAGGCGACACCACCGGGATAGTTTGCCGTCGCGCTGAAGGTCGCATCGCTCGCGACGCCGGGGCCAACATCGACCGACCAGTCGCCATCCGCGGAAAACACCGGCGCGAACTTAGCCCCACCACCTGAACCGCCGGAAACGCTGAGAGTGACATAGGTGTTGGGATAAGTGGTGCCGCTGACAGTGGCCCCGTCCAAATAAACGTAATCCATCTCCGGTGGAATCGGCGCCACGGCGCCGGGATCCACGGTCACGGGTTCAGAGGCGCCCGACGCCAGCGTCGGCACGCCGTCCGGTCCCGGCAGATAGGCGAAAGCGAGGACGGTATCACCGGCGTTCGCAGGGTAATTGTCGGCAACCATGCTCCATGCGCCGTTCATCACGGGGACCGGGCTTTTCATCACGCTCTTGAGATGATTGTTTACATTGACCACATTGACCAACGTACCGGGTGTTTCTTCCAGGCCGGCGAAATACTGTCCGGTATAGATCGTGATGACGGGCTTGTCGGCACTGCCGGAATCCGTGACGCTATGGCTTGCGGACCGGGCGGAAGGCGGGCCCAGAGAGCCGTTGGGCTGTTTCACGTAAGCCTCGGCATAGACCATATCGCCAACGGTGAGCGGATTGTCCGGCGAAAGGCTCCACGCGCCATCATTAACGGGCGCCGGCTCGCTCGACACCGGCGTCTTGTCGTCGCCGAACCTGAAGACATTGACAACCGTTCCCGCGGTTGTCTCACTGCCGGCAATGTTCGTGGTGGTGCTGCGCGAGATGACCGGCGCGGCAGGTGCTGATCCGTTACTCTTCGACATTTTCCTTCTCCAGGTTCTGGTTTAAGCTGCAATCGTCGAACTCAATTAATATCGTTAATCAATGGATTCTGCTCACAAGCTGCAGTCAGTACCTGATGGAGAGAGCGCATCCGCTCTGTCGTTACCGGAACGGCCAGGCTCATGATCAGTCCTCATGAAGACGTAAGCGGGGTCGGGCCGGAGACGCCGGCCGAGACGTTTGCGCGGGCGTCTCCGTATCCGTTTTTCATCGCGTTGTTATTGCTGGCCGACGTAGACGCTCCAATTCCCGTTGGTGGAACTCACTCGCGGAAACGTCTGGTTCTTGCGCATGACCGTAACCTCGTGTTCCCCTGCGTCGTACCAGAAAGAAAACCGTCTTGGTTGGGCTGGTCGATTTCGGGCGGAAGCGGACGCACCCCATCCGACACGCGGGACATCAGGTCCTCGGAATCCATAGACATCGCTGCTCTCCATAAGCAGTTTTTAAAAGGGAGTTCCTGCAGCAGGCAATCTGACTACTGCATGCAGAGAACTATATACCACAACCTTTCTTTGTCTATCCAAAAATACAACCTAAGATAGATAAAATGATCAGACTTTTACATGAGAACATGTTTTTTATGGTGTTTCAGGCGAGACCGTTCTTTGTTTTCATTTAAAATTCTGCATCGCATATAACAGAACTTAAAAAACACAACCGGCGCGATCAGACAGCAATAATCGGCGCCAGATATCTGGCGCCGATCGGATGAAATACGACTTTGAGGGGCATCGTTCACATGCGAACCTCGCCCCCGAGTGGGGAAGGCCTCTACGGCCTACCACTTCACCCGGAAACCGAGATTACCGCCATAGGAATAGGAGCCGCCGCTGAGGCCCGTTGCGGCGGTGACTTCGCCGTAGACGCCGTAGTTGGCATTGTTGGCATCGGTCCAGTCATAGGTCCCGCCTATGCCGATCTCGCCGGTCCAGTCATCGAGCGCGGATGATGCCACGAAGGTCTGCTCGATCACCGCCTTGGTCTCGCCCATGAACTCATGGTAGATATTGGCGATACCGTAGATATTGCCGCGGCGGGCGAGGCCGTTCGCATCTGTCGATATGAACTCCTTTTCGACCGCCAGACCGAGGCGCGCCTGCAGGCTGTCGCCATTGTCGAAGCTCGCATCGTCGTTATAGGCGCCGGTGAAGCTGTCGATTGCGACAGACGACCAGGCAAGCTGTGCCTGCGGGGTCAGGATCAGGTCATTGCTGTCCAGCAGGAACTGCTGGCCCGCCTCCACCGAAAGCGCGTAACCGAAGGCATCGGAATTCTCAACGCCGTTGTAGAGATCATCCGCCTTGAGCTCACTCGAATACCATGTCGCCTGGGCCTGGCCGTCGGTGTAGAAGCCGTTCTCGCCATACCATGTCAGCGTGCCGCCGAAGCCATAACCATCCGGATGGACCTTGCTGTCGCCATAGACCGAGTCGAACTTGGCCTCACCCGTGCGGTAATGCACCGTCAGCCCGGCGACCAGGGAGCCCGGCCCGTCGTCGTAGAACAGCCCGTCGACGCCTGCCTGGACCTCGAAGGTGGAGAGGTCGTATTTATACCCGGTCGTGGAGCTCGAGGGATCGAGATGCGAGAAATCGCCGCTCATACGACCCCAGACATTCTCCAGGGCCGGCACCGCCTGCTGGAGCGGTATCAGCACTGTGGTCTGGCTTCCGTTCTGGGAGATCTCGGGCGTGCCGGCGCTGTCGACGGAGGCCCCCGGCTGCGAATAGTAGCCCGGGTCCTTCGGCGTCAGTATCGGCGGCGAGACCGGAGCAGGCGTTTCGGCGCCGAGCCAGGCCCGCTTGCCGACGCGCTGGCGCATGGTCGGAAGCTTGTTCATGTCCAAGAGCGCCGACTGATAGCCTTCGTAAAGCGGCACGAAGGGCTGGAGCCGGGGCTGCGGGGGAACCGGCGGGCCTGGGGGGGACGGTGTCGGGTTGCCAACGGCCGAAAGATAGACGCCGGGCGGATAACCGTTGGCGGGATCGCCCTCCAGGCTGTAGGTCAGTCCGTAGGCGTAGATGCCCGATGCGGTCATATCGTTCTTGTCGAGTTTGAACTCGTTCTGGTCGATATGGGTCCCCGTGGTCGTGTCGACGATCAGGACAGCGCCGGGATTGCCGGTCGTGCCGATGTCGGCGATCTCGAGCTGGGTGACGCCGCCGAGGTCTTTCCCGACGGTCAGCACGTCCGCCTTCAGGTCGCCGAAATCGACATCAAGCGCGAGTTCGCCGCCATTGCTGGTATAGTCGCCCTCGACGATGAAGTTGCCGCCATAGGCGCCATCCTGCATCGAGAGCACGCCCTGGTTCGAGAGGTTGCCGTTAAGGGTGAAGCTCTGCCCCGTGCGGGTGCCGCCCATCACACTCGAACCGGCGAGCATATAGAGGTCGCCCATGTCATTGGCGTTGCCGCCGTCATAGCCGTCCAGCGTCATCCCGTCGTCGATGAACTTGATCGCGAGATTCTCGTTGACGGTGAACTTTTCCCAGTTGGTGATGTTGCGGCCGGCGACGCTATCGTTGCTGGCGGCGAAGGTGATCTCGTCGATATCCGAACTGATCCTGCTTTCCGGCGCACCGCCATCCTCGCCGCCATCCAAAATGGCCGCCGCGAAGTTGGCGGAACCCGGAACCTCGATCAGGGCCGTGTCATTGCCGCCCTGGCCGTAGAACCCGCTGTTGAGTGTGCCGCCGGACCAGATGAAGGCATCCGATCCCTGGTTGATGGCGGGCGTTTCCGAGGGGTCGAAGTCGCCGTAGATATTGCCGGTGAAGGAACCGCCGGCAAGCGTGAAGCTCGAATTGCCGCCGCCCATCATCGCCGAGCCGGTGACCGTGCCTGTCGTGGTGAGGTTCATGTTGGTGCCGGCCTGGTCGTCGGCATTGTAGAAGGCATGCTGGCCGGCAGAACCGGAAGCATCGATGATCAGGTTGCCGCCGAAGGTGATCGTGGCCTGGGTCGCCGCCTGTCCGGCGCTCCAGCGCTCGGCAAAACCGACCGCCGCCTCGGCGTTGCCCGTGGCGGTGATCGTCGCGTCGTCGAGCGAGACGGTCGTCGCGGCGCCCTGGCTGTAGGCGCTGACGCCGAAGGCGTCTGCACCGGAGACATTGATCGTGGAGGCGAAGCCGTTACTGCTCGTCGTGACATCCGCCGTACCGGAACCGAGCGCTTCGGCATAAAGGCCGTAGGCGCCGCTGCCCGTAGTGGTGATGTGGCCGCTTTGGTAGCTGATGCTGGCATTGCCTGCGGCGCCCGTGTCCTGGTTGGTCACATAGATGGCGTGCGCACCGCTGCCGCTGGTATCTATCTTGGTGACGTCGCCGGTAAACTGGGCCGAGCCGTCATTTGACGATTCCAGATAGACTGCATAAGAACCGTCGGTCGCTGTCGAAATGCTGCTGCCGTTGACCTCCTCTCCCGAGAAGGCGGCGACCACATTGCCTTTTCCGTGATTCTTCAGATATATGCCGTGGGACGCTGCACCCTGCGTTGAAATGTCGGCCTTGCCGACAGCGGCGGTAATATCCGATGAGGCACCCGTGCCAAGGATCTCGGCGTCGACACCATAGGACCCGGCTCCCTTTGTTATGATGTTGCCCTGAATGAAGAGATCGATCGCGCCCCCCAAGGACGTGGCATAGGCGCCATGCGCACCGTCGCCCGTGGTGGAAAGCTGTTGTCCCTGATCCGGATAGTTCTGCAAGATCATGCTGACCTTGCCCGCTCCGCCCGCCTGAGCATAAACGCCGTGAGCACCATCACCGGCGGTGGCGATATCACCCCAGAAATAATCGGCCTCGACGTCGCCCTTGGTGGTGGTCGCGGCAATGCCATAGGAGCCATCACCCGCTGTACTGATCGTGCCGCCCTGCATGCCAGCATATGCCGTCCCTGTGTTG from Martelella sp. NC20 includes these protein-coding regions:
- a CDS encoding autotransporter outer membrane beta-barrel domain-containing protein gives rise to the protein MLFYENSEIRFCVSSSSMLSSVSARAIIAAAVAIGLPSGAAYADDCGAPPTATCSGPYPSGITYTGVDALTLSLPGGVSVTGGVTITTAAAATGDVKVDIDTGAGVVASATGSDPDVDHFPGALRIEAGAGASGDLSVSMKSGVVQNNGDYTAGLILTTSDPTTSSDMQVDFSGGSIVVSGNAAGGLTINNTGTGSSVVNMTGGTITANASPGATGLGGVQNTTFFNTPAQAQNIVNLSGGTITMNADESNAVIAIAVGLNDAVINLSGTTVLSTGQGAATDSQQFRNGSSTVIVEADGGGDAQIWMTDGSVASEGDYSPALHSRAQGNDSSTANALVSVEGGTVSTKGSTAPAVYAYNITSGAANASIKGGVISTEGDNSDAVYALGRRYGEVSVNMAGGTVTTTGKDASGLVAEINTVLDLSDAKVYATAGSVTTGSSSDPTKGSGSHGLYATSMSPTGQAYAFAAGQTAPLTITTYGANAYGIFAEAANTGTAYAGMQGGTISTAGDGSYGIAATTTKGDVEADYFWGDIATAGDGAHGVYAQAGGAGKVSMILQNYPDQGQQLSTTGDGAHGAYATSLGGAIDLFIQGNIITKGAGSYGVDAEILGTGASSDITAAVGKADISTQGAASHGIYLKNHGKGNVVAAFSGEEVNGSSISTATDGSYAVYLESSNDGSAQFTGDVTKIDTSGSGAHAIYVTNQDTGAAGNASISYQSGHITTTGSGAYGLYAEALGSGTADVTTSSNGFASTINVSGADAFGVSAYSQGAATTVSLDDATITATGNAEAAVGFAERWSAGQAATQATITFGGNLIIDASGSAGQHAFYNADDQAGTNMNLTTTGTVTGSAMMGGGNSSFTLAGGSFTGNIYGDFDPSETPAINQGSDAFIWSGGTLNSGFYGQGGNDTALIEVPGSANFAAAILDGGEDGGAPESRISSDIDEITFAASNDSVAGRNITNWEKFTVNENLAIKFIDDGMTLDGYDGGNANDMGDLYMLAGSSVMGGTRTGQSFTLNGNLSNQGVLSMQDGAYGGNFIVEGDYTSNGGELALDVDFGDLKADVLTVGKDLGGVTQLEIADIGTTGNPGAVLIVDTTTGTHIDQNEFKLDKNDMTASGIYAYGLTYSLEGDPANGYPPGVYLSAVGNPTPSPPGPPVPPQPRLQPFVPLYEGYQSALLDMNKLPTMRQRVGKRAWLGAETPAPVSPPILTPKDPGYYSQPGASVDSAGTPEISQNGSQTTVLIPLQQAVPALENVWGRMSGDFSHLDPSSSTTGYKYDLSTFEVQAGVDGLFYDDGPGSLVAGLTVHYRTGEAKFDSVYGDSKVHPDGYGFGGTLTWYGENGFYTDGQAQATWYSSELKADDLYNGVENSDAFGYALSVEAGQQFLLDSNDLILTPQAQLAWSSVAIDSFTGAYNDDASFDNGDSLQARLGLAVEKEFISTDANGLARRGNIYGIANIYHEFMGETKAVIEQTFVASSALDDWTGEIGIGGTYDWTDANNANYGVYGEVTAATGLSGGSYSYGGNLGFRVKW